One Entomomonas asaccharolytica DNA segment encodes these proteins:
- the lepA gene encoding translation elongation factor 4, which translates to MSDLTHIRNFSIIAHIDHGKSTLADRFIQVCGGLADREMEEQVLDSMDLERERGITIKAHSVTLYYKAKSGETYQLNFIDTPGHVDFTYEVSRSLAACEGALLVVDAAQGVEAQSVANCYTAIEQGLEVMPVLNKIDLPQAEPERVKEEIEHIIGIDATDAVVCSAKSGIGVEDVLERLIKVIPPPQGEIDDSLQALIIDSWFDNYLGVVSLVRVRNGSIKKGDKILVKSTGKTHLVDSVGVFTPKHTTTESLKAGEVGFVIASIKDIHGAPVGDTLTHANTPEVSVLPGFKRVKPQVYAGLFPVSSDDFEDFREALQKLTLNDAALQYEPESSDALGFGFRIGFLGMLHMEIIQERLEREYNLDLITTAPTVVFEVLLKSGEVIYVDNPSKLPDPTMIDEMREPIVQANILVPQEHLGNVITLCIEKRGVQRDMQFMGSQVQVSYDIPMNEVVLDFFDRLKSVSRGYASLDYSFDRFQAANLVKLDVLINGEKVDALALIVHRDRAANKGRSLTEKMKELIPRQMFDVAIQAALGGQIVARTTVKALRKNVLAKCYGGDATRKKKLLEKQKAGKKRMKQVGNVEIPQEAFLAVLKVDS; encoded by the coding sequence GTGAGTGATTTAACACATATTCGTAATTTTTCAATTATTGCCCATATAGACCATGGTAAATCTACCTTGGCTGACCGTTTTATCCAAGTTTGTGGCGGTTTAGCCGATCGCGAAATGGAGGAACAAGTTCTCGATTCTATGGATTTAGAACGTGAACGTGGTATTACCATTAAGGCTCACAGTGTAACCCTTTACTACAAAGCAAAGAGTGGCGAAACCTATCAATTAAATTTTATTGATACACCAGGCCATGTGGATTTTACCTATGAGGTAAGCCGCTCCTTAGCTGCCTGTGAAGGCGCTCTGTTAGTGGTAGATGCCGCACAGGGTGTTGAAGCGCAGTCAGTTGCTAACTGCTATACAGCCATTGAGCAGGGTTTAGAAGTAATGCCTGTATTGAATAAAATCGATTTACCACAAGCAGAACCTGAACGTGTTAAAGAAGAAATAGAACATATTATTGGAATTGATGCCACCGATGCAGTGGTGTGTAGTGCTAAAAGTGGTATAGGGGTAGAGGATGTTTTAGAGCGTCTAATAAAAGTAATTCCTCCGCCACAAGGTGAAATTGATGATTCATTGCAGGCATTGATTATCGACTCTTGGTTTGATAACTATTTAGGTGTAGTGTCGCTTGTTCGGGTGCGTAATGGTTCTATCAAGAAAGGCGATAAAATCCTCGTTAAATCAACAGGTAAAACTCATTTAGTGGACAGTGTAGGGGTGTTTACACCTAAACATACCACCACCGAATCACTTAAAGCAGGTGAAGTGGGTTTTGTGATTGCTAGTATCAAGGATATTCATGGTGCGCCTGTTGGAGATACACTAACTCATGCTAATACCCCTGAGGTTTCTGTATTACCAGGGTTTAAACGGGTAAAACCACAAGTTTATGCGGGTTTATTTCCTGTAAGCTCTGATGATTTTGAAGATTTTCGTGAGGCACTGCAAAAATTAACCTTAAATGATGCTGCCCTACAATACGAGCCAGAAAGCTCTGATGCCCTAGGTTTTGGCTTCCGTATTGGCTTCTTGGGTATGCTCCATATGGAGATTATTCAAGAGCGTTTAGAGCGTGAGTATAATTTAGATTTAATCACTACTGCGCCAACTGTAGTATTTGAAGTATTGTTGAAAAGTGGTGAGGTTATTTATGTGGATAATCCATCTAAATTACCTGATCCAACCATGATTGATGAAATGCGTGAACCCATTGTTCAGGCGAATATTTTAGTACCCCAAGAGCATTTAGGTAATGTAATTACACTTTGTATTGAAAAACGTGGTGTACAAAGGGATATGCAGTTTATGGGCAGTCAGGTGCAAGTGAGCTATGACATCCCAATGAATGAGGTGGTATTGGATTTCTTTGACCGTTTGAAATCAGTCAGCCGCGGTTATGCTTCATTGGATTATAGTTTTGACCGTTTCCAAGCAGCAAACTTAGTAAAATTGGATGTACTAATTAATGGTGAAAAAGTAGATGCTTTAGCATTAATTGTGCATCGGGATAGGGCGGCTAATAAGGGACGCTCGCTCACTGAAAAAATGAAAGAGTTAATTCCACGGCAAATGTTTGATGTTGCTATTCAGGCAGCATTGGGTGGTCAGATTGTCGCTAGAACAACCGTAAAAGCATTAAGAAAAAATGTATTAGCAAAATGTTATGGTGGTGATGCAACACGTAAGAAAAAACTACTTGAGAAGCAAAAAGCAGGTAAAAAACGCATGAAACAAGTAGGTAATGTTGAAATTCCCCAAGAGGCATTTTTAGCTGTACTCAAGGTAGATAGCTAA
- a CDS encoding DegQ family serine endoprotease yields the protein MQKLIKHLFQLLFIVCIGQISLLQAADLPDFSKLVEQVSPAVVNISTSKKVANNYNRLAPDMEDIPPMFREFFREQTPNYPQYQQTRSLGSGFIISNDGYILTNNHVVNGADEIIVRLSDRRELKATLVGADSRTDVALLKVEANNLPVVKMGKSEALKVGEWVMAIGSPFGFDHSVTVGVVSAKGRSLGTESNYVPFIQTDVAINPGNSGGPLFNLNGEVVGINSQIFTRSGGFMGLSFAIPVDVAINVADQLKTSGKVQRAWLGVIIQEVSRDLAESFGLAKPAGALVVDVLPDGPAAKSGLQVGDVVLSVNDQAINRSADLPHIVGMLNAGQKANLQVVREGSHKNISIVTETLPDDKNVVSTGRVESNNGKANLMGLVVDDLTAEQKQRLAVEQGVIIRTVQRGGLAQQMGLRTNDVITHLNNQPVKSANEFKQLIDKLPKDKTSAMRILRNGFSTYITFKLAE from the coding sequence ATGCAAAAGCTAATAAAGCACTTATTTCAATTATTATTTATAGTTTGTATTGGTCAGATTAGTTTGTTACAAGCGGCTGACTTACCAGATTTTTCTAAGTTAGTGGAACAAGTCTCGCCAGCTGTGGTTAATATCAGTACCTCTAAAAAGGTTGCTAATAACTATAATAGGTTAGCACCAGATATGGAGGATATTCCGCCTATGTTTCGCGAGTTCTTCCGTGAACAAACACCAAATTATCCTCAATATCAACAAACCCGCTCACTCGGTTCTGGGTTTATTATTTCCAATGATGGTTATATTTTAACGAATAATCATGTGGTAAATGGCGCTGATGAAATTATTGTGAGGTTATCAGATCGTCGTGAGTTAAAAGCTACCTTAGTAGGTGCTGATTCTCGTACTGATGTGGCTTTGTTAAAGGTGGAAGCAAACAATTTACCTGTAGTAAAAATGGGCAAGTCTGAGGCGTTAAAAGTAGGGGAATGGGTAATGGCCATTGGTTCTCCTTTTGGTTTTGACCATTCCGTTACAGTAGGTGTGGTAAGTGCTAAGGGCAGAAGTTTAGGTACTGAAAGTAACTATGTACCTTTTATTCAAACAGATGTAGCTATTAATCCAGGAAATTCTGGAGGGCCATTATTTAATCTGAATGGTGAAGTAGTGGGTATAAATTCACAGATCTTCACGCGTTCAGGTGGTTTTATGGGGTTGTCATTTGCTATTCCTGTTGATGTCGCCATCAATGTGGCTGATCAATTAAAAACTTCTGGTAAAGTACAGCGCGCTTGGTTGGGTGTAATTATCCAAGAGGTTAGTAGAGATTTAGCTGAATCATTTGGTCTTGCTAAACCTGCTGGTGCATTAGTGGTTGATGTTTTACCTGATGGACCTGCTGCTAAAAGTGGGTTACAGGTAGGGGATGTGGTGTTATCAGTTAATGATCAAGCGATAAATCGTTCTGCTGATTTGCCCCATATCGTAGGTATGTTAAATGCTGGTCAAAAAGCCAATTTACAGGTTGTAAGAGAGGGAAGTCATAAAAATATTTCTATTGTCACAGAGACATTACCAGATGATAAAAATGTAGTGTCTACTGGTCGAGTAGAATCTAATAATGGTAAAGCCAATTTAATGGGCTTAGTGGTTGATGATTTAACGGCTGAACAAAAGCAACGTTTAGCGGTAGAACAAGGTGTTATTATCAGAACAGTACAACGAGGCGGTCTAGCACAACAAATGGGATTACGTACTAATGATGTGATTACCCATCTAAATAATCAGCCTGTGAAATCAGCCAATGAGTTTAAACAGTTGATTGATAAATTACCTAAAGATAAAACATCTGCCATGCGAATCTTAAGGAATGGTTTTTCAACCTATATCACATTTAAATTAGCAGAATAA
- the rpoE gene encoding RNA polymerase sigma factor RpoE, translating into MLTQEQDQQLVERVQQGDKRAFDMLVLKYQHKIYGLILRFVHDMQEAQDVAQEAFIKAYRAIGSFRGESAFYTWLYRIAINTAKNYLVAKGRRPPDVDVDAGEAELFFGDSGLKDIDTPEHTLLRDEIEQVVHKTVRLLPEDLRVALTLRESDGLSYEEIAEVMHCPVGTVRSRIFRAREAVDNALQPLLEN; encoded by the coding sequence ATGTTAACCCAAGAACAGGATCAACAGTTAGTTGAGCGGGTACAGCAAGGTGACAAAAGAGCATTTGATATGTTGGTATTAAAGTATCAGCATAAAATTTATGGTCTTATTTTACGTTTTGTACACGATATGCAGGAAGCTCAAGATGTTGCTCAGGAAGCCTTTATTAAAGCTTATCGAGCAATAGGTAGTTTTCGTGGTGAAAGTGCTTTTTATACGTGGTTGTATCGTATAGCTATTAATACTGCGAAAAATTATTTAGTAGCTAAAGGCCGTAGGCCCCCTGATGTTGATGTGGATGCAGGTGAGGCTGAGTTGTTTTTTGGTGATAGTGGTCTAAAGGATATCGACACACCTGAGCATACTCTGTTACGAGATGAAATTGAGCAGGTCGTGCATAAGACGGTTCGTTTATTACCTGAAGATTTACGTGTTGCGCTAACTTTACGTGAATCTGATGGTCTAAGTTATGAGGAGATTGCAGAAGTTATGCATTGTCCTGTAGGAACAGTAAGATCTAGAATTTTTAGGGCTAGGGAAGCAGTAGATAACGCTTTGCAACCATTGTTGGAAAACTAG
- a CDS encoding MucB/RseB C-terminal domain-containing protein gives MKLLNKSLRCFSTVILLRLGAIVYFLLFSLSALAIQQDAVDAKTYLEHIIDAETSQSFKGVFSYNRPSYNVEIYIHQQVSEDGQVTQWVKKVDSNEGFLRLNGQVKCVTKGYKSRFRVNILQSITKSEIDNLLEDYTVTVSPADLMIGGRVAHELIFRAKEGDRYIYKLAFDKQTSFPLQFVFLDTNNNILESGQFSQFTPFPREDITATPLDDCVNVTYKELKDNKSPWIIGWKPKGFGLERAISKANSKDDHFVYSDGLVTFSVFIEPVTDPRMAEIERHFGAMIVVSRKVTVKRDNKQYLITVVGEIPLSTAERIALSVHQ, from the coding sequence ATGAAATTGTTGAATAAGTCTCTGCGGTGTTTTTCAACAGTAATATTACTAAGGTTAGGCGCAATAGTTTACTTTTTACTATTTTCTTTGTCAGCATTAGCAATACAACAAGATGCAGTGGATGCTAAAACCTATCTAGAGCACATTATTGATGCTGAAACCAGTCAAAGTTTTAAAGGTGTATTTAGTTATAACCGTCCTAGCTATAATGTTGAAATTTACATACATCAGCAAGTAAGCGAAGATGGACAGGTAACGCAGTGGGTAAAGAAAGTTGACAGCAATGAGGGTTTTTTAAGACTTAATGGTCAAGTTAAATGTGTAACTAAAGGCTATAAGAGTCGCTTTCGTGTCAATATTTTACAGTCAATAACCAAATCAGAGATAGATAATTTATTAGAAGATTATACAGTAACAGTATCGCCAGCTGATTTAATGATAGGCGGTAGAGTTGCTCATGAATTAATTTTTAGAGCAAAAGAGGGTGATCGGTATATTTATAAATTAGCATTCGATAAGCAAACCTCATTTCCTTTACAGTTTGTTTTTTTAGATACCAATAATAATATTTTAGAAAGCGGCCAGTTCTCCCAATTTACTCCATTTCCCCGTGAAGATATTACAGCTACCCCATTAGATGACTGTGTTAATGTTACTTATAAAGAACTAAAAGACAATAAGTCACCTTGGATAATTGGTTGGAAACCAAAAGGTTTTGGTTTAGAAAGGGCTATTAGTAAAGCCAATAGTAAAGATGATCATTTTGTCTATAGTGATGGCTTAGTGACTTTTTCAGTATTTATTGAGCCTGTGACGGATCCTCGTATGGCTGAGATTGAAAGACATTTTGGTGCAATGATCGTGGTTTCTCGTAAAGTCACGGTTAAACGTGATAACAAACAATATTTAATTACAGTGGTTGGCGAAATCCCTCTCTCCACTGCAGAACGGATAGCGTTATCCGTCCATCAGTAA
- a CDS encoding FAD assembly factor SdhE has translation MSDNELELKKLYWHCRRGMLELDVLLMPFVQEVYPSLDQQDQERFKKLLSCEDQDLFGWFMQRDEPEDADLRRMVQMILARVQPA, from the coding sequence ATGTCTGATAATGAATTGGAATTAAAAAAGTTATATTGGCATTGCCGTCGGGGGATGTTAGAGCTTGATGTACTTTTAATGCCGTTTGTGCAAGAAGTATATCCAAGTCTAGATCAACAAGATCAAGAACGTTTTAAAAAATTATTAAGTTGTGAAGATCAAGATTTATTTGGTTGGTTTATGCAACGTGATGAGCCAGAAGATGCTGATTTAAGAAGAATGGTTCAAATGATTTTGGCACGTGTACAACCAGCTTGA
- a CDS encoding protein YgfX: MYNQLDNNLFECHWHASKRLYYLFLLFYGIALLIVYQLPMVFGWRILIAVIFSIYVVKVVREYILFILPTSFTAIRRTSKNWLVYNQQIGWQVIKLYSSDSVVLSAVIILQFSVEGDRKRLSLCLPSDVMSDSDYRKLKLYLRYLTD, encoded by the coding sequence GTGTACAACCAGCTTGATAATAACTTGTTTGAATGCCATTGGCATGCGTCAAAACGATTATATTATTTATTTCTACTATTTTATGGAATTGCGTTATTAATTGTTTACCAATTACCCATGGTCTTTGGTTGGCGAATATTAATCGCAGTAATATTTTCTATTTATGTGGTTAAGGTAGTTAGGGAGTATATTTTATTTATATTACCTACTTCTTTTACGGCGATACGTAGAACTTCAAAGAATTGGCTGGTGTACAACCAACAGATAGGTTGGCAGGTAATAAAATTATATTCTTCTGACAGTGTTGTATTGTCAGCGGTTATAATTTTGCAATTTAGCGTTGAAGGGGATAGAAAGCGTTTATCATTATGTTTGCCGTCTGATGTGATGTCGGATAGTGATTATCGCAAGCTTAAGTTATATTTACGTTATTTAACTGATTGA
- the ygfZ gene encoding CAF17-like 4Fe-4S cluster assembly/insertion protein YgfZ yields the protein MTTPFFCLLNHESIIAIQGIDSKKFLQGQITCNLNYLSTEQSSLGASCTPKGRMVSSFRLIEQSTNNYLLSLDKNLFEKQLADFKKYAVFSKVTLEKADQQWLRFGLQATPEQLSFLELAIPQQANQVVQHPSQQYFLINISEQRYELWVTPAQRATIKPLLTQQLTEKPLNDWLLGQIRAGIGQVFIENSEEFVPQMINLQSVGGVSFKKGCYLGQEIVARMQYLGKLKRHLYRFALDQQDLPSIGTDLFSTVHQTSVGRVVLAAHTEDQKIELLAVTQDEAITNELWLQDNQTNLLKLLSIPYQVNPEEEIKH from the coding sequence ATGACAACGCCTTTTTTCTGTCTCTTAAACCATGAAAGTATTATCGCTATACAAGGCATAGATAGCAAAAAATTTCTACAAGGACAAATTACTTGCAATCTAAACTACCTTAGCACTGAACAATCAAGTTTAGGTGCCAGTTGTACCCCCAAAGGGCGAATGGTCTCTAGTTTTAGGCTTATTGAACAATCAACTAATAACTACTTGCTCAGCTTAGATAAAAACTTATTTGAAAAGCAATTAGCTGATTTTAAAAAGTATGCTGTATTTTCAAAAGTTACCTTAGAAAAAGCAGATCAACAATGGCTTCGTTTTGGCTTACAGGCTACTCCAGAACAATTATCTTTTTTAGAATTAGCCATACCCCAACAAGCTAATCAAGTTGTACAACACCCAAGCCAACAATATTTCCTCATAAATATTAGCGAACAACGTTATGAATTATGGGTTACCCCTGCACAGCGAGCCACCATTAAACCTTTACTAACTCAACAGCTAACAGAAAAACCACTGAATGATTGGTTATTAGGGCAAATTAGAGCAGGAATCGGACAAGTATTTATAGAAAATAGCGAAGAATTTGTACCACAAATGATCAACCTACAATCAGTAGGAGGCGTCAGTTTTAAGAAAGGCTGTTATCTAGGCCAAGAAATTGTTGCGCGTATGCAATACCTTGGTAAATTAAAACGTCATCTGTATCGTTTTGCATTAGATCAACAAGATTTACCAAGCATTGGTACTGATTTATTCTCCACAGTTCACCAAACCAGCGTTGGTCGTGTGGTATTAGCTGCCCATACAGAAGATCAAAAAATAGAGCTATTAGCTGTCACACAAGATGAAGCCATAACCAATGAACTATGGCTACAAGATAATCAAACCAATTTATTAAAACTGCTAAGTATTCCTTATCAAGTTAACCCTGAAGAAGAAATAAAGCACTAA
- a CDS encoding sigma-E factor negative regulatory protein codes for MSNENLKDSLSALMDNAADDLEIRRLLAHADDEIMATWSRYQIARSVMQEQVIFPKLDIASAVSEAIASEEIASKQPVSAAVHYKTQFWNHLGKFAVAASIMAITLSVVFFINNDEDLSASVTSYAQNEEVIVEGLNIASNEQWIENRLSDFIDRHEKQGVFVIDEYDQTPYSADVISN; via the coding sequence ATGAGTAATGAAAATTTGAAGGATTCATTATCAGCATTGATGGATAATGCAGCAGATGATTTAGAAATCCGTCGTTTATTAGCTCATGCAGATGATGAAATAATGGCAACTTGGTCGCGTTATCAAATTGCCCGTTCAGTCATGCAGGAGCAAGTAATTTTCCCAAAGCTTGATATTGCTTCGGCTGTGTCTGAAGCTATTGCAAGTGAGGAAATTGCTAGTAAGCAACCAGTTTCTGCTGCTGTGCATTATAAAACGCAGTTTTGGAATCATTTAGGTAAGTTTGCAGTTGCTGCCTCTATTATGGCAATAACTTTATCAGTGGTTTTTTTCATTAATAACGATGAAGATTTGTCTGCTTCAGTAACTTCTTATGCACAAAATGAAGAGGTTATCGTTGAAGGTTTAAATATTGCTTCTAATGAGCAATGGATTGAAAACAGATTATCTGATTTTATTGATCGTCATGAAAAGCAAGGTGTGTTTGTGATCGATGAATACGATCAAACACCCTATTCAGCTGATGTAATATCTAATTAA